CTATGCCGCCGGCATGCTGCTGGGGATGCAGGTCATCCCGTTCGGTTCGGGCGACATCACCGACGCCGTTGCCTCGGCCTTCGGTATCCGCCGTTACCAGGCCGAGCGGCTCAAGTGCATGTCCGGCTCGGCCATCGCCAGCCCGGCCGATCACCGCGAGATGATCCCGGTCAACGCGCCGGGCGATCCCGAAGGCGCGGGGCCGCTGGCGCGCCACGCCGATGACAAGAACCGCATCCCGCGCGCCGAACTGATCTCGGTGATCACCCAGCAGCTCGGCCACTTCACAGAAGAGGTGGGCAAGGCGCTGAAAGCGATGGGTTTCACGGGCCAGCGCGGCCAGCAGGTCGTGCTCACGGGCGGGGGCGCGCAACTGCCGGGCCTGGCCGATTACGCGCAGTCCGCACTGGGCCGCCCGGTGCGGATCGGCGCGCCGCCGACGATGATCGGCCTGCCGCCGGGCCTCGCCACGCCCAGCTCCTCCACGCTCGTCGGGCTGGTGCTCTATGCCGCCGCCGATCCGGTGGACATCCGCGCGATCGGCCCGGCCTACCAGCCCAGCACGCGCTATTCCGGCCTGGGACTCGTCACGCGGGTCTATCGGGCGTTGCGGGAATACTTCTGATGGCCGCGCCCGATCATGGCAAGTTATCCACCGCTGCGCGGCTGAATAGCGGATTTTGCGGACCATTCGGCCGCTCATCCTGTGGAAAAGGTCTATTTAACCTTTATTCGACGAATCCAACTGTGCCACAGGTCGGCTAAGTTCAACCGAAACGCACCCAACCCGAACGGGAGACCGCTATGAGCATCAACATCGGACCGCCGGCCATCGATGAGCTTCGGCCCCGCATCACGGTGATCGGGGTTGGCGGCGCGGGCGGAAACGCCATCGCCAACATGATCAGCGCCGGGATCGAAGGCGTCGATTTCGTCGTCGTGAACACCGATGCGCAGGCGCTGAACAACTCGATCGCCGAAAACCGCATTCAGCTTGGGCCGGCGATTACGCAGGGCTTGGGCGCGGGCGCGCGGCCCGAAGTCGGCCGCGCCGCCGCCGAAGAGACGATGGAAGAGATCGAGCGCGCGCTCGATGGCGTCCACATGTGCTTCATCGCCGCCGGCATGGGCGGCGGCACCGGCACCGGTGCCGCGCCGGTCATCGCCGAAGTCGCGCGCAAGAAGGGCGTGCTGACCGTGGGCGTGGTCACCAAGCCGTTCCTGTTCGAAGGCACGCGCCGCATGCGTTCGGCGGAATCGGGCATCGAAGAGCTGCAGAAGCACGTCGATACCCTGATCGTCATCCCCAACCAGAACCTGTTCCTCGTCGCCAAGGCGGAAACGACCTTCAAGGAAGCGTTCCAGCTCGCCGACGAAGTGCTGCAGCAGGGCGTGCGCTCGATCACCGATCTGATGGTCATGCCCGGCCTCATCAACCTCGACTTCGCCGACGTGCGCTCGGTGATGGGCGAAATGGGCAAGGCGATGATGGGCACGGGCGAGGGCGATGGTCCGAACCGCGCGCTGGAAGCGGCAGAACGCGCCATCGCCAACCCGCTGCTCGATGGCGTGTCGATGCAGGGTGCCCGCGGCGTGATCATCTCGATCATCGGCGGCGACGACATGAAGCTGCTCGAAGTCGACGAAGCCGCCAACCACATTCGCGAACTGGTTGATCCCAACGCCAACATCATCTGGGGTTCGGCGTTCAATCCGGATCTCGATGGCAAGATCCGCGTCTCGGTCGTGGCTACCGGCATCGAACAGAGTGCCGAAATGGCCGAACAGGCCGCGCGCCCGCTCAACCTTCCCGGCGCCTCGCGCGGTCCGGCTTTCCCGACCACGGCCCCGTCTTCGGTCACTGCCGCCGCGCCGGAACCCGCGCCGCCCGTGCAGCAGGCTCCCGAGCCCGTTCCTGCCTGGACGCCGCCCGTGGCGGAGTCCGCTCCCGAGCCGGAACCCGAAGCGCTCGACCTCACGCTCGATCTCAGTGAGGAACACGCCGCGTCCGTGCCGCCGGCTTCTGCATCAGGCAAGGACGAACTCGTGCTCGGCGGGTCCGACGAAATCGGTGCTCCCCCGCGTTTCGGCGGCGAGGCATCCGATGCCCCGGCCGAACGCTCCACCCCGCGCGTGGCGCCGGGCGGCGGCGGCAGCACGCTGTTCGAACGCATGGCCAATCTTTCTCGCGGCGGCGGCAAGGCCGCCGATGACGAGGACGATGGCGGCGCGCTCAACATTCCGCGCTTCCTCGGGCGTCAGAACAACCAGTAACGGGCGTCCGGACCTCCCGCCGCCGCAATTCGGACGGCGGGAGCACCCGGTTCGCCGATCTGTTGTCGCCGGTTCGGCGGGATGTCGATAAGGGAGCGGCAACATGAGTCGCCATTTGTCGAAACGAACCGTCTGGCCGCGCGTTGCGGTCGGGCTCTTGGCCGCCTGCAGCGCCTCGGCGCTTTTCGCGCAGCGCGCCCCATCGGGTCCGGTCGACGAGGATGTGGACCAGCCGGAATCCGTGTCGCGCCCGGTGGTGCAACCCATCACCGGTCAGGCCAGCGGCACGCAGGCGCTCAATGCCGCGCTTAACCGGCTGGCGCGCGATCCGCGGAATATCGAGGCCCTGATCGAGGCCGGCAACGCCGCGCAGCGCGTCGGCGATAGCGACGCCGCGCTGGGTTTCTTCAAGCGCGCGGACGAGGTTGCGCCGGGCAATGGCGCGGTCAAGGCGCAGATTGGCGCGGCGCTGGTTCGCGACGATCCGTTCTCCGCGATCCGCTATTTCGACGATGCCGAACGGGTGGGGGCCGATCTGTTCCCGATGGCGGCGGATCGCGGGCTGGCCTACGATCTGATCGGCGACAATGCCACCGCGCAGCGCTTTTACCAGGTCGCGCTCAGCCGTGGGCCTAATGCCGAAGTCGCGCGGCGCTACGCGCTCAGCCTCGCCATCGCCGGGGATCGGCGTGGGGCGGAGAACGTGCTGAACCCGCTGTTGCAGACGCAGGACCGCGCCGCCTGGCGCACGCGCACCTTTATCATGGCGATCGCGGGCCAGCAGGACGACGCGGTCGCGGTCGCTTATGCCTCGATGCCGCAGCAACTCGCCGCCGGCATCACGCCCTATCTGCGCTACATGCCGCGCCTTACCCCGGCGCAGCAGGCCGCCGCCGCCAATCTCGGACGCTTCCCGCGCGCGGCGGACATCGGGCGCGACGAGCCGCGCGTCGTGCAATATGCCGCGCTCCATCCGCGCGCGCCGCGTGCCGATGCGTCGCTGATTCCGACGGGCGAGGCGTTGGGCGCGCAGGCGGCGGACCGGCCCAGCCGCGAAAAGCGCCGCCGTCCCGGCCGGGGGGAACCGGTGCGCGTTGCATCGGCGTCGCCCGCCCCGACGGCCTCCTCCCCGACCCGCCCGGCAACGGGCGTCGGCGTGTCGTTGTTGCCGACGCCCGCGCCTTCGCCAGCCGTGTCGCCGCCCGTACCTCCGCCGGTGCCGATGCCATCGCGTACGGTCACTGCGGCGCCCGCTCCGGCTCCGGTCCAAGTGGCGACGGCCGCGCCGTCCGCCCCGGCCTCGCAAGCCGCGGGCGAACGGCCGCTGGTGATTCCGCGCCCCTATCCGGCCTCGCGGCTCGATGGTCCGCCGTCTGCCGGCAGCACGCCTCCGGCCGCGATCGCCGCGGCGGCTCCCGCCCCGGCTCCGATGCAGGTCGCCACGGCCGCCGCGCCGACCGCCGTCACGCCAGTTCCCCGGCCGACGCCAGCACCCGCACCAACACCCGCCCCCGCGCCGTCGCCGGGCTTCGACCTGTCGCGGGTGCAGGGCAGCACCGCCACCGCCCAGCCTGTTCCGACACAGGCGCCTTCACCGGCACCAGCCCCGGCACCTGCGCCCGCGCCGACTCCGGCGCCCGTGGCCGAACCGCCGGTTCAGGTCGCGGCGGTCGCGCCATCCTCGGCCCCACCGCCCACCGCCATTGTCGAACCGGTCCAGTCGCCGCCGGCAGCATCCCCGCCGCCCGCCGACGCCGCCGATTTCCGCAGCCTGTTCGAAGGGTTCCGCCCGCCCGAGGAGGAGCGGCATCAGGCCGTGGCCGCCGTCGACATCTCGCGCATCCAGCCCGCGCGGCCCAAGCCTCCCGAGGAGAAGCCGGCCCCGGCCAAGGCCGCCGAATCCAAGTCCGCCGAACCCGAACCTGCCGATCGCACGACGCGGCGTCGCGGGCGCGCTGCAGCCACCGAGGAGGAGGCCACTCCCTCGTCCGGCCCGCGCGGGCGCGAAACCGCGTCGGACATCCGGGGAAGGGGCTCCAAGGACGCGAAGGACGCCAAGGGAGCTAAGGGCAAGGGCGCGAAGGCCCGTCCGCCCGCCAATCCCAGCCGCGTCTGGGTGCAGGTGCTGACCGGCGCCAACCGTGACGTGATGGGCCGCGAATGGCAGCGCATGGTGCGCGAGGCGTCCGTACTGCGTTCGCGCAAGCCGTATATCACCCCGTGGCGCAGCAATTTCCGGCTGCTGACCGGTCCGTTCGACAGCGACGAGGACGCGCAGGCCTTCCTCAACCAGTTGCGCCGCGCCGGCGTCAGTGGCTTCCAGTGGACCAGCCCGGCGGGGCAGGCGGTCGATCCGCTGCCTGCACGGTAGGGCGCGTGTCCGGGCTTTTGCAGCCGAACCGGATGTTCACCCCTTGTCCACATGTTATAAACAGCCTTGTCGAGTTTTGCCCAACGACGGGTTAACCGTTGATTGTCCCCGGCCCCGCGCTCCGCGATGGGTCAGGGCAGGCGGACGGCAGGTTGGTCGTTCGCGATGGATGGAGTGTCTGATGCGGACCGGTCACGACGACAGCGAACGCGACGACGCGGCGCCCGTCGACATGCTCGCCTCGCTGTTCGAGGCGCGCGGCTGGCCGTTCGAATTCGTTTCGGACGACGAGATCCTTGGCGAAATCCAGGGCAGCTGGGCCAATTACCAGATCCGTTCGATCTGGCGCGCAGAGGACCACGTCCTCCAGATTCTCTGCCTGCCCGACATTCGCGTGCCCGATGACAAGAAGGGCGCGGTCTTCGAGGTCATGGCGCTCATCAACGAACAGGTCTGGCTCGGCCACTTCGATATCTGGTCGAACGGCGGCGTCCTGCTCTATCGCCACGGCCTGATGCTGGGTGATGACGGGCTGCTCAGCCTGACCCAGGCGCAGACCGCGATCGAGGCGGCGGTCGACGAATGCGACCGGTTCTACCCCGCGTTCCAGTTCATCCTGTGGGGCGACAAGACCCCGGCCGATGCGCTCGCCAGCGCGTTGGTGGACGCCGCCGGAGAGGCCTGAGCGCTTTTCTCAGCCCGGAGGCGGGGCGTCGGAAACGCGCGTTCGTCCGCCGAGATCGCTTTTGAGAACGTGCGCCGCATGGCGAGCCTCGGCGTGGATGCCGTGGCGGACGGTGGGCGGGGTCACGGCGACAAGCGCCAGCGCCAGCGCGCCCCACAGGGCGATCGACAGCGGCACGCCCCAGATCAGCCCGCGCGCCAGTTTCGCGCTGCCTTGGTTGTCGGTATCGGTCATGACGCACGGCATAGCGCGCCGGGCATGACCGCACGCTGAGGGCCGGATGAAAAACCGGACAGGATCGGCCGCCCTGCCGTGATCGCGCTCTTGCCTTTGGCGCGGTGATCGCCCAGTCGCGGACCGCAGTAGCGGCGCAGGAGACATGCTATGACGTTGAAGGTCCTCCAGTTCGGGTGTGGCAACATGGGCGGCGCCATGCTCGCTGGCTGGCTGGCGGCGGGATTCGATCCGGCGGCCTTCACCATCGTCGATCCCCGGCTGGAAGCCGCGCCGGCGGGCACGCGGCTGGTGCGCTCTATCGCCGATGCCGGCGGGCGCTACGACGTGGTCCTTCTGGGGTTCAAGCCGCAGCAGTTCGCCGAGGCGATGGCCACGGTCCGGCCGTTCGTGACGGAAGGAACGCTGCTCCTGTCGATTCTCGCCGGGGTCGACCTTGCCACGCTGCGCGGTGCCTTTCCCGATGCCGGGGCGGTGGTGCGCGTCATGCCCAATCTCGCCGCCGCGCTCGGCAAGTCGCCGATCGCGCTGTTCGGCGATGCGCAGGGCGATGCGCGCACCCTCACCGATCGCCTGATGGCGCCGCTGGGACAGGCTGAATGGCTCGCCGAGGAAGGCCAGATGGACCTCGTCACCGCGCTGGCCGGGTCGGGACCGGCGTTCGTCTATCGCTTCATCGATGCGCTGGCAGAGGCGGCGGCGTCGCTCGGCCTCGCGCGCGAACAGGCGGATCGCCTGGCGCTGGCCATGGTCGAAGGCGCGGCGGCGCTGGCGGCCTCGTCCGAGCATTCGCCGGGTGAACTCGCCCGTCGCGTCGCCAGCCCCGGCGGCGTGACGCAAGTGGGCATCGACGTGCTCGATGCCGATCGCCGGCTGGTGCGCCTGCTCGAAGACACCCTGCGCGGCGCGCGCGATCGCAGCGCGGAAATGACCGAACAGGCGCGCGCAGCCGCCGGCTGAGTGGCTGATTTTCCCGCAACGGCAACAAATTCTTACAATTCGCGACCGGTTCCCGGTTCCGGTTTCGCTTGAAACCCGCCCGCGATGCTACGATATTGCCGTGTATCGGGCATTGTGCCCGGCAACGGAGTTTTGGAACCAATGGCAAACTGGAACGATCCTCAGCCCACTCGGACGGGCTTCGGCGCGTCTCCGAGCCTTTCCGGCGCCTATGGTCGCGGCGAAGTCTTCGACGCCGGC
The Novosphingobium sp. EMRT-2 genome window above contains:
- the ftsZ gene encoding cell division protein FtsZ; the encoded protein is MSINIGPPAIDELRPRITVIGVGGAGGNAIANMISAGIEGVDFVVVNTDAQALNNSIAENRIQLGPAITQGLGAGARPEVGRAAAEETMEEIERALDGVHMCFIAAGMGGGTGTGAAPVIAEVARKKGVLTVGVVTKPFLFEGTRRMRSAESGIEELQKHVDTLIVIPNQNLFLVAKAETTFKEAFQLADEVLQQGVRSITDLMVMPGLINLDFADVRSVMGEMGKAMMGTGEGDGPNRALEAAERAIANPLLDGVSMQGARGVIISIIGGDDMKLLEVDEAANHIRELVDPNANIIWGSAFNPDLDGKIRVSVVATGIEQSAEMAEQAARPLNLPGASRGPAFPTTAPSSVTAAAPEPAPPVQQAPEPVPAWTPPVAESAPEPEPEALDLTLDLSEEHAASVPPASASGKDELVLGGSDEIGAPPRFGGEASDAPAERSTPRVAPGGGGSTLFERMANLSRGGGKAADDEDDGGALNIPRFLGRQNNQ
- a CDS encoding SPOR domain-containing protein; the encoded protein is MSKRTVWPRVAVGLLAACSASALFAQRAPSGPVDEDVDQPESVSRPVVQPITGQASGTQALNAALNRLARDPRNIEALIEAGNAAQRVGDSDAALGFFKRADEVAPGNGAVKAQIGAALVRDDPFSAIRYFDDAERVGADLFPMAADRGLAYDLIGDNATAQRFYQVALSRGPNAEVARRYALSLAIAGDRRGAENVLNPLLQTQDRAAWRTRTFIMAIAGQQDDAVAVAYASMPQQLAAGITPYLRYMPRLTPAQQAAAANLGRFPRAADIGRDEPRVVQYAALHPRAPRADASLIPTGEALGAQAADRPSREKRRRPGRGEPVRVASASPAPTASSPTRPATGVGVSLLPTPAPSPAVSPPVPPPVPMPSRTVTAAPAPAPVQVATAAPSAPASQAAGERPLVIPRPYPASRLDGPPSAGSTPPAAIAAAAPAPAPMQVATAAAPTAVTPVPRPTPAPAPTPAPAPSPGFDLSRVQGSTATAQPVPTQAPSPAPAPAPAPAPTPAPVAEPPVQVAAVAPSSAPPPTAIVEPVQSPPAASPPPADAADFRSLFEGFRPPEEERHQAVAAVDISRIQPARPKPPEEKPAPAKAAESKSAEPEPADRTTRRRGRAAATEEEATPSSGPRGRETASDIRGRGSKDAKDAKGAKGKGAKARPPANPSRVWVQVLTGANRDVMGREWQRMVREASVLRSRKPYITPWRSNFRLLTGPFDSDEDAQAFLNQLRRAGVSGFQWTSPAGQAVDPLPAR
- the proC gene encoding pyrroline-5-carboxylate reductase, which translates into the protein MTLKVLQFGCGNMGGAMLAGWLAAGFDPAAFTIVDPRLEAAPAGTRLVRSIADAGGRYDVVLLGFKPQQFAEAMATVRPFVTEGTLLLSILAGVDLATLRGAFPDAGAVVRVMPNLAAALGKSPIALFGDAQGDARTLTDRLMAPLGQAEWLAEEGQMDLVTALAGSGPAFVYRFIDALAEAAASLGLAREQADRLALAMVEGAAALAASSEHSPGELARRVASPGGVTQVGIDVLDADRRLVRLLEDTLRGARDRSAEMTEQARAAAG
- a CDS encoding YbjN domain-containing protein gives rise to the protein MRTGHDDSERDDAAPVDMLASLFEARGWPFEFVSDDEILGEIQGSWANYQIRSIWRAEDHVLQILCLPDIRVPDDKKGAVFEVMALINEQVWLGHFDIWSNGGVLLYRHGLMLGDDGLLSLTQAQTAIEAAVDECDRFYPAFQFILWGDKTPADALASALVDAAGEA